Sequence from the Equus przewalskii isolate Varuska chromosome 11, EquPr2, whole genome shotgun sequence genome:
CCAGTCCCGTCTCACCCACGAAGAGTTGGGGTCACAGTCTCTTTGGGTCTAGGCTGTTTTGGGAGAGTGGGCACTACAACTCCTTCATATATTgaatcagcttttaaaaatttgatttaacTTCAGGCAGGTTCCTGTGCCCATCGTTACACCCATAGCTCCTTTTCCCCCACAGTTCTAGGGTACCGCTCGGTTCTCAGCCCAGCTCCGGACTTGAAGGCAGGGGCTGGGACTTGTCGGGCTTGATGCGCGAGCCACACCCGCGATTCCCCTCCTTCAGCATTGCTGAGTTTTACACCTCGGGAGcctgtaattttatcttttactggCTGCAGTTGGAAAGCTGTCATCTCTTCTGAGGCTGCAAGGCTCCACTCTggattttctccacatcctttcatTCTTGCTCACCCACCAGGCGATTCTCTCCTGAGCTCACGAAGCCCAAATACACAGCCGACAGCGAACAGCATGATGACGGTTTGCTGTCCAACATCTTATTCTAGGGCAGATCAAAAACTGAATCCCAAATATCACAGGGAGCCATTTAACCACCAATTTCCTCACTGCTTGTATTAGGCTGGgctctccagaggaacagaaccagGGGGTATACAGAAAGAGAGCTATTACTAGGAACTGGCTCGCGTGGTTATGGGGCCCATGATCTGCTGTCAGCGAGCTGCAGGCCCATGGAGTCCATGGCGTAGCTCTGGCTCgggtctgagtctgaaggcaggaaaggacGGATGTCCCAGCTCACAGGCAGTCGGGCGGAGAGAGCGCATTCTCCCTCACTCCTATTCTATTCAGGCCTCCTAAGGAATGGACGAGGGCCACCGCACCCGGGAGGACGGTCTGCCTCACTCAGTCCATGGCTCACACGTTAATCTCATCCAGCAAACTCTCGGAGAGGTGCCCAGAGTCCTGTTTGGCCCAAAGTCTGGGCCCTGCGGCCCCGGTAACTTTCCTTACCCGGGTCGCTCTCTCCGGCCTCGAGCAGAGCCCCCGCTGCCTGGCAGCTGGCTCTGGGCCAAGGCCACGTGTTCCACGTCTGCACTTGTGGTGGTGCTTCGCTGTGTCGGTCAGCGCGAGCCAGACTGTGCTGGGGTGGTAAACGAGCCTGACTCTCAGCGACTTCAAGGCAAGCTTTATTTCCTGCTCCTGCGAGCGCTCAGTGTGGGTCCAAGTAAGGCCCTCGCCCAGGGGCCCCAGGCGGACTCCCCTAACATGGGCTTCCATGGTTGCCACAGGAAGTGTGGCAAGTCTCTTGTCGCAGCGAGCCCCCAATCACGTCTGACTTCAAGGTGGCGGGGAAGTGCCTTCCTTGCACTTGCGCAGGAAGAGGAGAGCAGGTGTCCTGGTGAACAGCACAAATAACTATTGCAGAGTCAAGTGGATGAGTTCAGGGAACTGGCGGGTTTACAGAGGACAGTGGGAGACGACCTGCAGGAGGCGGCCAGGAGCCAGGAGGGTACCTCCAGCACCCCTAGGCTCCACGTATTGGATAAGTGGGTGTGGACGAGAACCCAGCCTCCCCCTGAAACTCACAGAAGAAGACTTTCCACCCTTATTTCTATGTAAAGCAAAATTCTGTTTGTACCCTCCTCCATCTTGGCCAGTAAGGGACCCTGTCGAGACTTCCTTCTTCTTTGAAATGCTAACTCCCACGACAAGACAGGGAGGAGGGCACTGGGGGCCTCAGAAGCTCCAGGAGAGAGCTAGGAGGGAACCCTGACCTGGGAGGGCTCTCAGAGAGCAGAGCGGGAGGGACGAGAAGGAGCCAGAGGGGATGATCCACGTGGAAGGGGCTACAGAGGGGCTGTGGTGCAGGGGCTGGCGTAGGACGCCCGATGTCTCTGTTCTGTTAGGGGAACAGTGCAGTGGTCATTGCAGCTAAATCACAGGAACTACCTGACCACAGGTAccacctctctctgctctgaTGTCCTCATCTTTCCGTGGGGTGGacggaggcaggaaggaaagcatGTAATTTCAGGAAGGCCCTGGCCAATGGGGGGTACTGCCTCCTCCCAAGGCTCCTCTGAGCGATCTGCTTTCTGGGTACCCCTGGATCCTTCCTCTCAAGCTCCTTGGCCCTTATATAAAATGATGGGGGATGGAGGGGGGGTGGGGCTGCACAAGTATGCTGGCCCCGTGCTCCAGAGCTGCTGCCAAATGCCCTGGAGTCCTCCTGTCTCCCACCACAGCCACCTCCTCACATCACAGAGCGCCCAGTGTTCCTGTTCCTGGGGGACCCTGGGGAGAGGGCCTGGAAGGCTCCTTGGGGGCAGGCAACGCAGACTGCTGGGTCCTGATCTGCAACCATGAAATGTAACTGAAAGTTCAGTCTCTTAACCCAATGCCAACCCAAATAAGGAGAACACGGTcttgagtgaaaaaggaaaggcttttctttctttgccaggcagagggagcacagcaAGGGCCAGTGCCTCAAAAGTTGCTAGCTCCCTGTTAAGAAACGGGTGGGGGTTTTTATTTGGgcttttaggtaggggagggggcggTGGTCTTCTTGGTCAGCATCTCCCatcggcctgtgtctggggctgctcccagcagaggagacaaaggatttctcagctGAGTGTCCCTGGCTGTTTGTCTCCGTGGTGGAGGGTACACTCTGGcgtcaggaagctgaggagctGGGCCCGGGAGGTTTCAGTTTCCTGATGTTCTCTGGACgtcagtttctctgtaaaagaagcTCCGGGGCCTGTGATGAGCCGCagctttagtgggagcccagggcGAGCCCACCGGGGCTTGAACAATGTGCAACTTCTATTTGTTGGTAAAGCCCAGGGAGTCACAGGTTAAAGAGACAGACATTTACACATGAGTATAACTAAAGACCCAGCGACCTGGGaatgtgtgcttttagttttaacctcATACTTGCTGGGGTCACTGTAGGGGAACTGATAGCAGGGATGGTATCAAGTAAGAGCGTGTCACAGCAACACCCAGACCCCACCTGCGGcctggaggcagaaggaggaaagaacaagAGACTTCAGAGAGGAGGCGTGGGACTGCCCAGGTgtgggctctgggggtgggggtggagggactCCCTCGGGGCCTGGAGTGTGGAGTCCCAGTGAGGGCCTGGTGGGGGCCCTGCCTGGGGACAGTGAGGTTCTGCAGCAGgcttggggctgggctgggggagaggatgGGTGACTGTCAGGCTGGGGAAACGTCCCCAGGGCCAATCCACAGCCCTAAAGGAGGAGGTGGGTCAGCAGAGACAGGACCTGACCTGACTGCCTGGGACAGGAAGCCCCCCTTAGACCACAGCCCTTCCTCCAAACCTGCCTGAGAGTAACTTGAGACTCAGTCATTTGTTCCACCTTCCTAGTTCCAGCCAATTCACCAATTTACGAAAGACCATGAAATAGAAGCTTCTGAGAAAGCAGAACTACTGAGTTGAGATGTGGAAAGGGGACCCCGAGATGGGGGCTGAGCTACACCAAGGACCATCCTCCTGCATCCGGTCCTCACTGCACAAATGGTCATAGCTCCACATCGTGACCACACTTTCTGGCCCTTCTTCACTGGCTTCCAGATCAGTGTCCCATAACATAAGACATGTCCGGGGACGAGAAAGGGGTGGTTATGATGGGGGCACCCCAAGGCTCAGCTCCCATGACAACCACCGTGATCAACATCCACAGCGAGCCCCCCATGCGCGACCATGTCATCTGGTCCCTGTTCAACACGCTCTTCATGAACTGGTGCTGCCTGGGCTTCATGGCATTTGCCTTCTCCGTGAAGGTGGGTGCGTGCGTGGGGGATTCCCCAGAAAGTGTGTGTCTGCCGGCTA
This genomic interval carries:
- the LOC139074420 gene encoding interferon-induced transmembrane protein 1-like encodes the protein MSGDEKGVVMMGAPQGSAPMTTTVINIHSEPPMRDHVIWSLFNTLFMNWCCLGFMAFAFSVKSRDRKMVGDMTGARSYASTARSLNIAALVLGVVLTIVVIAVYASTIGFIFFQIKSQQRGYS